The Camelus bactrianus isolate YW-2024 breed Bactrian camel chromosome 32, ASM4877302v1, whole genome shotgun sequence genome includes a region encoding these proteins:
- the UQCR10 gene encoding cytochrome b-c1 complex subunit 9 — translation MAAPTLTARLYSLLFRRTSTFALTIAVGALFFERAFDQGADAIYEHINQGKLWKHIKHKYENKE, via the exons ATGGCGGCCCCGACGTTGACTGCGAGGTTGTACTCCCTGCTGTTCCGCAGAACGTCTACCTTCGCCCTCACCATCGCCGTGGGCGCCCTGTTCTTCGAGCGCGCCTTCGATCAAGGCGCGGACGCGATCTACGAACACATCAACCAGGGG AAGCTGTGGAAACACATCAAGCACAAGTATGAGAACAAGGAGTAG